In Denitratisoma sp. DHT3, one DNA window encodes the following:
- a CDS encoding YdcH family protein, with protein sequence MTIEHHDLHHEFPEFKDSIHRLKVDNHHFARLFDEYHLATSEVERLEGLGVPVDDLSIEDMKKKRLKLKDELYAMLREHRVS encoded by the coding sequence ATGACCATCGAGCATCACGATCTGCACCACGAATTCCCCGAATTCAAGGACAGCATTCATCGACTCAAAGTCGACAACCATCACTTCGCCCGTCTTTTCGACGAGTACCATCTGGCCACGTCCGAGGTGGAGCGGCTCGAGGGACTGGGGGTGCCGGTGGATGATCTCTCCATCGAGGATATGAAAAAGAAGCGACTGAAGCTCAAGGATGAGTTGTACGCCATGCTGCGCGAGCATCGAGTGTCCTGA
- the leuC gene encoding 3-isopropylmalate dehydratase large subunit: MSKTLYDKLWENHVVHTEEDGTALLYIDRHLIHEVTSPQAFEGLKLAGRKPWRVSSIVATADHNTPTKDWEKGIEDPVSRQQVETLEANIREVGALVFFPFRDLRQGIVHVVGPENGATLPGMTVVCGDSHTSTHGAFACLAHGIGTSEVEHVLATQCLLQKKSKTMLVRVDGALGAGVTAKDVVLALIGKIGTAGGTGYAIEFAGSAIRGLSMEGRMTVCNMAIEAGARVGFVAVDQTTIDYLKDKPLSPKGDVWDKAVTYWRTLVSDPDARFDAVVELDASRIKPQVTWGTSPEMVTDIDGAVPAPEDFADPVKREGVARALQYMGLEPRTPIRQIAIDKVFIGSCTNSRIEDLREAAAVARGRHVAANVKQALVVPGSGVVKRQAEAEGLDKVFTAAGFEWREPGCSMCLAMNADRLEPGERCASTSNRNFEGRQGNNGRTHLVSPAMAAAAAIAGHFAAVRDLA; the protein is encoded by the coding sequence ATGTCGAAGACGCTATACGACAAGCTTTGGGAGAACCATGTCGTCCATACCGAAGAGGACGGCACGGCGCTCCTTTACATCGATCGGCACCTGATCCACGAGGTCACCAGTCCCCAGGCCTTCGAGGGGCTCAAGCTGGCCGGCCGCAAGCCCTGGCGAGTGTCGTCGATCGTCGCCACGGCCGACCACAACACGCCCACCAAGGATTGGGAGAAGGGGATCGAAGATCCTGTTTCCCGCCAGCAGGTGGAGACCCTGGAAGCCAATATCCGCGAAGTGGGGGCGCTGGTCTTTTTCCCCTTCCGCGATCTCCGGCAGGGCATCGTGCACGTGGTCGGGCCCGAGAATGGCGCCACCCTGCCGGGCATGACGGTGGTCTGCGGCGACTCGCATACCAGCACCCATGGCGCTTTCGCCTGCCTGGCCCATGGCATCGGCACCTCCGAGGTGGAGCACGTGCTGGCCACCCAGTGCCTGCTGCAAAAGAAATCCAAGACCATGCTGGTGCGGGTGGACGGCGCGCTGGGCGCAGGGGTGACGGCCAAGGACGTCGTTCTGGCCCTGATCGGCAAGATCGGCACCGCCGGCGGTACCGGCTATGCGATCGAGTTCGCCGGCTCGGCGATTCGCGGCCTGTCGATGGAAGGGCGCATGACCGTCTGCAACATGGCGATCGAAGCCGGCGCACGGGTGGGTTTCGTCGCCGTGGACCAGACCACCATCGACTACCTGAAGGATAAGCCGCTCTCGCCCAAGGGCGATGTCTGGGACAAGGCGGTGACCTATTGGCGTACCCTGGTGTCCGATCCGGACGCCCGTTTCGATGCCGTGGTGGAACTCGACGCGTCCCGGATCAAACCCCAGGTGACGTGGGGAACCTCACCCGAAATGGTGACGGACATCGACGGCGCGGTGCCGGCGCCCGAGGATTTCGCCGATCCGGTCAAGCGCGAAGGCGTGGCGCGCGCCCTGCAGTACATGGGCCTGGAGCCCCGTACGCCGATCCGCCAGATCGCCATCGACAAGGTTTTCATCGGTTCCTGCACCAACTCGCGGATCGAGGATCTGCGGGAGGCGGCGGCGGTGGCGCGGGGACGGCATGTGGCGGCCAATGTGAAGCAGGCGCTGGTGGTGCCCGGCTCCGGCGTGGTGAAGCGCCAGGCCGAAGCGGAGGGTCTCGACAAGGTATTTACCGCCGCCGGCTTCGAATGGCGCGAGCCGGGGTGCTCCATGTGCCTGGCCATGAACGCGGACCGGCTGGAGCCCGGTGAGCGTTGCGCCTCCACTTCCAATCGCAACTTCGAAGGGCGGCAGGGCAATAACGGCCGCACCCATCTGGTGAGCCCGGCGATGGCGGCGGCGGCGGCGATTGCCGGCCATTTCGCCGCGGTGCGGGACTTGGCTTGA
- the truA gene encoding tRNA pseudouridine(38-40) synthase TruA, which produces MRFALCVEYDGMAFHGWQSQPHGRTVQDHLQRALSTIAGEPVGVHAAGRTDTGVHALAQIAHFDTRAERPLQAWVRGVNTHLPPAIAVRWAQPVAEDFHARFSAQARSYAYVLHNHPVRPALQHGRVGWYHRPLNAEAMAEAAGLLLGEHDFSSFRASECQARSPVKVLHQARVHRQGEYLLFELRASGFLHHMVRNIVGSLLWVGYAKEPPDWIGELLACRDRTRAAPTFMPDGLYFTGVDYAPDWNLPNGGRIIASPPSFLA; this is translated from the coding sequence ATGAGATTCGCGCTCTGTGTCGAATATGACGGTATGGCGTTCCATGGCTGGCAGTCCCAGCCGCACGGACGGACCGTGCAGGACCATCTGCAGCGGGCCTTGAGCACCATCGCCGGCGAGCCGGTCGGTGTGCATGCCGCGGGACGGACCGACACCGGGGTGCACGCGCTGGCCCAGATTGCGCATTTCGATACCCGGGCCGAGCGCCCGCTGCAGGCCTGGGTGCGCGGCGTCAATACCCATCTGCCGCCGGCGATCGCCGTGCGCTGGGCGCAGCCGGTCGCCGAGGACTTCCATGCCCGTTTTTCCGCCCAGGCCAGAAGCTACGCCTATGTGCTGCACAATCATCCGGTGCGCCCGGCATTGCAGCACGGGCGCGTCGGCTGGTATCACCGGCCACTGAATGCCGAGGCCATGGCGGAGGCTGCCGGCCTGCTGCTGGGCGAGCACGATTTCAGTTCCTTCCGGGCCTCGGAGTGCCAGGCCCGTTCCCCGGTCAAGGTCCTGCATCAGGCCCGGGTGCACCGCCAGGGTGAATACCTGTTGTTCGAGTTGCGCGCCAGCGGCTTCCTGCATCACATGGTGCGCAATATCGTCGGTTCCCTGCTCTGGGTGGGCTACGCCAAGGAACCTCCAGACTGGATCGGCGAACTGCTGGCGTGTCGCGACCGAACCCGCGCAGCCCCGACCTTCATGCCGGACGGGCTCTACTTCACCGGCGTGGACTACGCGCCCGATTGGAATCTGCCCAACGGGGGGCGTATCATCGCGTCCCCGCCATCATTCCTGGCCTGA
- a CDS encoding MFS transporter, with protein MNTRFWPLSAWYFCYFAFLGAFNTYFGLYLKSVGISAWHIGVLLSLYPVMRLVAPNFWGWLADRWGTRARVVRYAMGATLVAFAGILGASDFWSFLAVIVVFAFFGSASLPLVEALTLAHLQHRIERYGRIRLWGSIGFILTVQGVGLALDWMPISSLIWICLGILGTAAVSSLQLAEAPAGAAHPAGEALAGGFRNPEMLALLAACFMMSAAHSPLYVFYSIHLVDHGYAKTAVGALWALGVVAEILVFLAMPRLMRRLAVRTILAASFAIAVLRFLLIGWAIDFPLAVALAQVMHGATFGACHAAAVAALNRWYPARQQARAQALYSSASFGAGGLIGGLFSGYAWEALGAGPTYTIAATFAAGGLWMVLRGLRPQ; from the coding sequence TTGAACACTCGTTTCTGGCCGCTTTCCGCTTGGTATTTCTGCTACTTCGCGTTCCTGGGCGCCTTTAATACCTACTTCGGCCTGTATCTCAAATCCGTCGGGATATCGGCCTGGCACATCGGCGTGCTGCTTTCCCTGTATCCCGTGATGCGCTTGGTCGCGCCCAATTTCTGGGGCTGGCTGGCGGATCGCTGGGGCACCCGGGCACGGGTGGTCAGGTACGCGATGGGCGCGACCCTGGTCGCCTTCGCCGGAATTCTGGGAGCCTCCGATTTCTGGAGCTTCCTTGCCGTCATCGTGGTCTTCGCCTTTTTCGGCAGCGCCTCCCTGCCCCTGGTCGAGGCGCTGACCCTGGCCCATCTCCAGCACCGGATCGAGCGTTACGGGCGCATCCGTCTGTGGGGCTCGATCGGTTTCATCCTGACGGTACAGGGTGTGGGCCTGGCGCTGGACTGGATGCCCATCTCCTCCCTGATCTGGATCTGCCTGGGAATCCTGGGAACCGCCGCGGTCAGTTCGCTGCAACTCGCCGAGGCCCCGGCGGGAGCCGCCCATCCAGCGGGTGAAGCGCTGGCGGGCGGATTTCGCAACCCGGAAATGCTGGCGCTGCTTGCCGCCTGCTTCATGATGTCGGCGGCCCATTCGCCGCTGTACGTGTTCTATTCGATCCACCTGGTGGATCACGGCTACGCCAAGACCGCCGTGGGCGCGCTCTGGGCGCTGGGCGTGGTGGCGGAGATCCTGGTCTTTCTGGCGATGCCGCGCTTGATGCGCCGGCTTGCGGTGCGGACCATCCTGGCGGCCAGCTTCGCCATCGCGGTGCTGCGCTTCCTGCTGATCGGCTGGGCCATCGACTTTCCCTTGGCGGTGGCATTGGCCCAGGTGATGCATGGCGCCACCTTCGGCGCCTGTCACGCGGCGGCCGTGGCCGCCCTCAATCGCTGGTATCCGGCCCGGCAGCAGGCCCGGGCGCAGGCGCTCTACAGCAGCGCTTCCTTCGGCGCCGGCGGCCTGATCGGCGGGCTGTTTTCCGGCTATGCCTGGGAAGCGCTCGGCGCGGGCCCCACCTACACCATCGCGGCGACGTTCGCGGCGGGCGGGCTGTGGATGGTGCTGCGGGGTTTGCGTCCGCAGTGA
- the asd gene encoding aspartate-semialdehyde dehydrogenase, producing MKKVGLVGWRGMVGSVLMQRMREEGDFPLIEPVFFTTSNVGGKGPEEAGGAPLKDAHSIDDLRAMDIVITCQGGDYTTEVFPKLRQTGWNGHWIDAASTLRMKDDAVIILDPVNQHVIKDALGKGGRNWIGGNCTVSLMLMGLGGLFQAGLIDWMTSMTYQAASGAGAQNMRELLQQMGEAHRVAQSLLNDPASAILEIDREVAGILRDEKFPTANFGVPLAGSLIPWVDKDLGNGQSREEWKGSAETNKILGLGSNPIPVDGLCVRIGAMRCHSQALTIKLKKDVPLDEIEGMLANHSAWAKVVPNQREVTMKELTPTAITGTLSVPVGRLRKLSMGPEYLSAFTVGDQLLWGAAEPLRRMLRILLD from the coding sequence ATGAAAAAAGTGGGTCTGGTGGGATGGCGCGGCATGGTGGGTTCGGTCCTCATGCAGCGCATGCGCGAGGAAGGTGACTTTCCCCTGATCGAGCCGGTGTTCTTCACCACCTCCAACGTCGGCGGCAAAGGGCCCGAGGAAGCCGGCGGCGCGCCGCTCAAGGATGCGCACAGCATCGACGATTTGCGGGCGATGGACATCGTCATCACCTGCCAGGGCGGCGACTACACTACCGAGGTGTTTCCCAAGCTGCGGCAGACCGGCTGGAACGGGCACTGGATCGATGCCGCATCCACCCTGCGCATGAAGGACGACGCCGTGATCATTCTCGATCCGGTGAATCAGCACGTGATCAAGGATGCCCTGGGCAAGGGCGGGCGCAACTGGATCGGCGGCAACTGCACCGTCAGCCTGATGCTGATGGGCCTGGGCGGTCTGTTCCAGGCCGGTCTGATCGACTGGATGACCTCCATGACCTACCAGGCGGCTTCCGGCGCGGGCGCCCAGAACATGCGCGAACTGCTGCAACAGATGGGCGAGGCCCATCGGGTGGCGCAGTCCCTGCTGAACGACCCGGCTTCCGCGATTCTCGAGATCGACCGGGAAGTGGCCGGCATCCTGCGCGACGAGAAATTCCCGACCGCCAATTTCGGCGTGCCCCTGGCGGGCTCGCTGATCCCCTGGGTCGACAAGGATCTTGGCAACGGCCAGAGCCGCGAGGAATGGAAGGGCAGCGCGGAAACCAACAAGATCCTCGGACTGGGGAGCAATCCGATCCCGGTCGATGGCCTGTGCGTGCGCATCGGCGCCATGCGTTGTCATTCACAGGCACTGACCATCAAGCTGAAAAAGGATGTGCCGCTGGACGAGATCGAGGGCATGCTGGCGAACCACAGCGCCTGGGCCAAGGTGGTGCCCAATCAGCGCGAGGTCACCATGAAGGAGCTGACGCCCACCGCCATCACCGGCACGCTCTCCGTGCCGGTCGGCCGGCTGCGCAAACTGTCCATGGGTCCGGAGTATCTGTCCGCCTTCACGGTGGGCGACCAGTTGCTGTGGGGCGCCGCTGAACCCTTGCGCCGGATGCTGCGTATTTTGTTGGACTGA
- a CDS encoding entericidin A/B family lipoprotein, with translation MKRLSFVLLVLALGLVGCNTVQGIGRDIEKGGEAIQKAVK, from the coding sequence ATGAAGCGTCTGTCTTTCGTGCTGCTTGTCCTGGCGCTGGGGTTGGTCGGTTGCAATACCGTGCAAGGGATCGGCCGGGATATCGAAAAAGGTGGCGAGGCCATCCAGAAAGCGGTGAAGTAA
- a CDS encoding CbiQ family ECF transporter T component, which translates to MFHPSSLLLAWGAGIFALQRLDPAGIALMAVLASIVALWADAAMLRVMLRRIRWLLVSVAVLFLWMTPGVFLPGIGGRLGITQEGAAMAVEHVARLLAIIALLALLLSRLSHGRIVAGLYTLLAPLGWLGIQRRAMAVRLMLTLEYVAEKRHPGWRALLRPDDDSRGRGSVHLATGPWRWTDGLFLGGLLACLLYQGWR; encoded by the coding sequence ATGTTTCATCCGTCCAGCCTGCTGCTCGCCTGGGGAGCCGGGATTTTCGCGCTGCAGCGACTCGATCCCGCCGGCATCGCGCTGATGGCCGTTCTGGCGTCGATCGTGGCGCTGTGGGCGGATGCCGCCATGCTGCGCGTCATGCTGCGGCGCATACGCTGGCTGCTGGTCTCGGTGGCCGTGCTGTTTCTCTGGATGACGCCCGGCGTCTTTCTGCCGGGAATCGGCGGGCGCCTGGGCATCACGCAGGAAGGCGCCGCAATGGCCGTCGAGCATGTCGCGCGCCTGCTGGCCATCATCGCCTTGCTGGCGCTGCTGTTGTCGAGACTGTCCCATGGCCGGATCGTGGCCGGGCTGTATACCCTCCTGGCCCCCTTGGGATGGCTCGGCATACAGCGCCGCGCCATGGCGGTACGCTTGATGCTGACACTGGAGTATGTGGCGGAAAAGCGCCATCCAGGCTGGCGGGCGTTATTGCGGCCGGATGACGATTCGCGCGGCCGCGGCTCGGTGCATCTGGCGACAGGTCCTTGGCGCTGGACCGATGGATTGTTTCTGGGCGGGCTGCTGGCCTGCCTGCTCTACCAGGGGTGGAGATGA
- a CDS encoding FimV/HubP family polar landmark protein — protein sequence MPKKQTSLKQSILAAAVMAMPLAAQAAGLGKLTVLSSLGQPLRAELEVSAEADELSSLHARVAPPEAFRQASIEYNSVLSGLYFTLEKRAGGQPYFRISSDRPIGDPFLDFLVELNWSAGRLVREYTFLLDPPELKSGPQEAAAAPVAVPEARREEPARSSAPAMERPVPSAVAPSRKVREESRTQPAPAAAGEERLVKRGDTLGRIAIESKPEGVSLDQMLVALFRGNPDAFDGGNMNRLKAGKILTLPSADDIAATSATEARGIVVAQSVDFDAYRKKLAAAAAAGPAAREEAPRQAVAGKITPKVEDRAPTPAGKDRLQVSRTESAKAGGTAKAGSEEGAAVRDKALKDAQSRVAELEKNLADLKKLAEMKSQAAAGAQQQAQAGKHTPAEPRKAAPVKAPEPAQPTAAQTKAPAVEKPAPAPGSSGPQTAKSQPPAKKPAPPAIHEPSFIEENQPLVLGGGGLIALLAGYFGFRGWQRKRAQAAAPSSVAGSSVYASSVFSASGGASIDTGAAGAVTDFGLEAAAGADAHDAIDPVQEADVYLAYGRDTQAEEILLDALKQDPSRLAVHLKLLDVYASRMAVAQFNTVASDLHAQTGGVGDEWAKAVALGRTIDPSNPLYGEPASVPESEESAAPEAAQTMPAQESAQQEELPQALDFDLDLGAPQAEPAVALDEVRVSPAEEAADTAEAAETDAVDVAIPSSADEIASLDFDLGLGAAEEAAIPSPAPLDAVAGHVGDEVESLDFDLGGPDSAVPRAPEPEAPAAAVVESNALDFDFDLGSPAEAAAPEPAPEPTPEPAVSPEVPVGEAAAEAQSIDFDLDPGTEAAEPLVFPAAESPPAAQAAGEAEPPALDFDFDLELDNFEPESTSASAPALARETEPAAPLPDLSDIDLDLGLDGPAASLAEEPAPPLPDLAGGETTPDNPEAATKLELAQAYEEMGDTDGARELFQEVIHEGSPSQQALARDKLARLG from the coding sequence GTGCCAAAAAAACAAACGAGCCTGAAACAGTCGATTCTCGCCGCGGCCGTCATGGCCATGCCTTTGGCCGCTCAGGCGGCGGGGCTGGGAAAATTGACGGTGCTTTCTTCCCTGGGGCAGCCGCTGCGTGCCGAACTCGAGGTGAGCGCGGAGGCGGACGAATTGAGTTCGCTTCATGCCCGTGTGGCGCCCCCGGAGGCTTTTCGGCAGGCAAGCATCGAGTACAACTCCGTTTTGAGCGGCTTGTATTTCACCCTCGAAAAGCGCGCCGGCGGCCAGCCTTATTTTCGCATCAGCAGTGACCGTCCGATCGGCGATCCATTCCTCGACTTTCTCGTCGAGCTGAACTGGTCGGCGGGGCGCTTGGTGCGCGAATACACTTTCCTGCTGGATCCGCCGGAATTGAAGTCCGGCCCCCAGGAAGCCGCGGCGGCGCCCGTGGCGGTGCCGGAAGCGCGGCGCGAGGAACCCGCCAGAAGTTCGGCGCCGGCCATGGAGCGGCCCGTGCCCAGTGCCGTCGCGCCAAGCCGCAAAGTCCGGGAGGAGTCCCGGACTCAGCCGGCGCCGGCCGCGGCCGGCGAGGAGCGGCTGGTGAAACGCGGCGATACACTGGGGCGGATCGCCATCGAGAGCAAGCCGGAGGGTGTGAGCCTGGACCAGATGCTGGTGGCGCTGTTCCGTGGCAATCCGGATGCTTTCGATGGCGGCAACATGAACCGCCTGAAGGCCGGCAAAATCCTCACCCTGCCCAGCGCCGACGACATCGCGGCGACCTCGGCAACCGAGGCCCGCGGCATCGTGGTCGCCCAGTCGGTGGATTTCGATGCGTATCGCAAGAAATTGGCGGCCGCGGCCGCCGCTGGTCCAGCGGCCAGGGAAGAGGCTCCGCGGCAGGCCGTGGCCGGAAAGATCACCCCCAAGGTCGAGGACAGGGCGCCGACGCCCGCCGGCAAGGACAGGCTGCAGGTGTCGCGCACCGAGTCCGCCAAGGCCGGCGGAACCGCCAAGGCTGGAAGCGAGGAAGGCGCCGCCGTTCGCGATAAAGCACTGAAGGATGCGCAGAGCCGCGTTGCGGAGTTGGAAAAGAATCTGGCCGACCTGAAAAAGCTGGCCGAAATGAAAAGCCAGGCCGCCGCCGGCGCGCAGCAGCAGGCCCAGGCCGGGAAGCACACGCCGGCCGAGCCCAGGAAGGCTGCGCCGGTCAAAGCGCCCGAGCCGGCCCAGCCCACCGCTGCGCAGACGAAGGCGCCCGCGGTCGAAAAACCGGCGCCCGCTCCAGGCAGCAGCGGACCCCAGACGGCCAAATCCCAGCCGCCGGCCAAGAAACCAGCGCCGCCCGCGATTCATGAACCCAGCTTCATCGAGGAGAATCAGCCGCTGGTTTTGGGCGGCGGCGGCCTGATCGCCCTGCTGGCCGGTTATTTCGGATTCCGTGGCTGGCAGCGCAAGCGTGCGCAGGCGGCCGCGCCGTCATCCGTGGCCGGCAGTTCCGTCTATGCCAGTTCGGTATTCAGCGCCAGTGGTGGAGCCAGCATCGATACCGGCGCCGCCGGCGCAGTCACCGACTTTGGCCTGGAGGCCGCCGCTGGCGCCGATGCCCACGACGCCATCGATCCGGTGCAGGAAGCCGACGTGTATCTGGCCTATGGTCGGGATACCCAGGCCGAGGAAATCCTGCTGGATGCCTTGAAGCAGGATCCTTCCCGGCTCGCGGTCCATCTCAAGCTGCTGGACGTCTACGCCAGCCGCATGGCCGTTGCCCAGTTCAATACCGTGGCTTCCGACCTGCATGCCCAGACCGGCGGCGTGGGGGACGAGTGGGCCAAGGCCGTCGCTCTCGGCCGCACCATCGACCCATCGAATCCGTTGTATGGCGAGCCGGCATCGGTTCCGGAATCCGAGGAAAGTGCGGCGCCCGAGGCAGCGCAGACCATGCCGGCGCAGGAGTCCGCGCAGCAGGAGGAGTTGCCGCAGGCACTTGATTTCGATCTTGACCTGGGCGCGCCGCAGGCCGAACCCGCCGTAGCGTTGGATGAGGTTCGGGTGTCGCCGGCGGAGGAAGCGGCTGATACCGCCGAGGCCGCCGAGACCGATGCGGTCGATGTGGCCATTCCTTCATCCGCGGACGAGATTGCCAGTCTCGATTTCGATCTTGGCCTGGGGGCCGCGGAAGAGGCGGCAATTCCGTCTCCCGCACCGTTGGATGCGGTGGCGGGGCATGTGGGCGACGAGGTGGAAAGCCTCGATTTCGATCTGGGCGGACCGGATAGCGCCGTTCCGCGGGCTCCCGAGCCCGAGGCGCCCGCCGCCGCCGTGGTGGAGTCGAACGCGCTCGACTTCGATTTCGATCTGGGGTCGCCGGCGGAAGCGGCGGCGCCTGAGCCCGCACCCGAACCCACGCCCGAACCTGCGGTGAGTCCGGAGGTCCCGGTCGGCGAGGCGGCGGCCGAGGCGCAATCCATCGACTTCGACTTGGATCCCGGCACGGAAGCGGCGGAGCCCCTGGTTTTCCCCGCTGCGGAATCGCCCCCGGCCGCTCAGGCCGCAGGTGAGGCCGAACCGCCAGCGCTGGATTTCGACTTCGACCTGGAGTTGGACAATTTCGAGCCGGAAAGTACTTCGGCCTCCGCTCCCGCCCTGGCGCGCGAGACCGAGCCGGCGGCGCCGCTGCCGGATTTGTCCGACATCGACCTTGATCTCGGCCTTGACGGACCCGCGGCATCTCTTGCGGAGGAGCCGGCTCCTCCGTTGCCCGATCTCGCTGGCGGCGAGACGACGCCGGACAATCCCGAAGCGGCCACCAAGCTGGAATTGGCCCAGGCCTACGAGGAGATGGGCGACACGGATGGCGCGCGGGAGCTGTTCCAGGAAGTGATCCACGAAGGCAGCCCGTCGCAACAGGCGCTTGCCCGCGACAAGCTCGCCCGGCTTGGCTGA
- the leuD gene encoding 3-isopropylmalate dehydratase small subunit, with protein MRAFNVHQGLVAPLDRANVDTDAIIPKQFLKSIKRSGFGPNAFDEWRYLDHGEPGMDNAGRPLNPEFVLNQPRYQGASVLLTRENFGCGSSREHAPWALEDYGFRALVGPSFADIFFNNCFKNGLLPVRLPAAEVDELFAQVEATPGYQLTIDLPAQRVIRPDGRTIGFDIDPFRKECLLNGWDDIGLTLRRADQIREFEARRRIEQPWLFA; from the coding sequence ATGCGTGCGTTCAATGTGCATCAGGGATTGGTCGCCCCCCTGGACCGGGCCAACGTGGATACCGACGCGATCATCCCCAAGCAGTTCCTCAAGTCCATCAAGCGCAGCGGCTTCGGTCCCAACGCGTTCGACGAGTGGCGCTACCTGGATCACGGCGAGCCGGGCATGGACAATGCCGGCCGTCCCTTGAATCCGGAATTCGTGCTCAACCAGCCGCGCTACCAGGGCGCCTCGGTGCTGCTGACGCGCGAAAACTTCGGCTGCGGTTCCTCTCGCGAGCACGCGCCCTGGGCGCTGGAAGATTACGGTTTTCGCGCCCTGGTCGGCCCCAGTTTCGCCGATATTTTCTTCAACAACTGCTTCAAGAACGGCCTGCTTCCCGTGCGCCTGCCGGCGGCCGAAGTGGATGAGCTGTTCGCCCAGGTGGAGGCCACGCCCGGCTACCAGCTGACGATCGATCTGCCCGCCCAGCGGGTGATCCGTCCCGATGGCCGGACCATCGGCTTCGACATCGATCCGTTCCGCAAGGAATGCCTGCTGAACGGCTGGGACGACATCGGTCTGACCTTGCGCCGGGCCGACCAGATCCGTGAATTCGAAGCCCGGCGCCGCATCGAGCAGCCCTGGCTGTTCGCCTGA
- the leuB gene encoding 3-isopropylmalate dehydrogenase, whose amino-acid sequence MKIAVLPGDGIGPEITAEAVRVLTAMASDGLKFELEEAPVGGAGYRAAGHPLPESTLKLVKGADAILFGAVGDFTLDALPRELRPEQAILGLRKELNLFANFRPALVYPELVHASTLKPEVVAGLDIMIVRELTGDIYFGKPRGIHTLPSGEREGFDTMRYSESEIRRVAHVAFDAARKRNRRLCSVDKANVLDTMQLWREVVVDMAKDYPDVELSHQYVDNAAMQLLKNPKQFDVIVTGNMFGDILSDEASMLTGSIGMLPSASLNENNFGLYEPIHGSAPDIAGKGVANPLATILSAAMMLRYSFNQGEAADRIETAVKKVLAQGFRTGDIAEAGMRTVGTREMGDAVLAAL is encoded by the coding sequence ATGAAGATTGCTGTATTGCCCGGTGACGGCATCGGTCCCGAAATCACCGCCGAAGCGGTGCGCGTGCTGACGGCCATGGCCAGCGACGGCCTGAAGTTCGAGCTGGAGGAGGCGCCCGTGGGCGGCGCCGGCTATCGAGCCGCCGGCCACCCACTCCCCGAGTCGACGCTGAAACTGGTCAAGGGCGCCGATGCCATCCTGTTCGGCGCCGTCGGCGACTTCACGCTGGACGCCCTGCCGCGGGAACTGCGCCCGGAGCAGGCGATCCTGGGGCTGCGCAAGGAACTGAACCTGTTCGCCAATTTCCGGCCGGCCCTGGTCTATCCGGAACTGGTCCATGCCTCGACGCTGAAGCCCGAGGTGGTCGCGGGACTGGACATCATGATCGTCCGCGAACTGACCGGCGACATCTATTTCGGCAAGCCGCGCGGCATCCACACGCTGCCGAGCGGCGAGCGGGAGGGCTTCGACACCATGCGCTATTCGGAATCCGAGATCCGTCGCGTGGCGCACGTGGCCTTCGACGCCGCGCGCAAGCGCAACCGCCGGCTGTGTTCGGTGGACAAGGCCAATGTGCTCGACACCATGCAGCTGTGGCGCGAAGTGGTGGTCGATATGGCCAAGGACTACCCGGACGTGGAGCTGTCGCATCAATATGTGGACAATGCCGCCATGCAGTTGCTGAAGAATCCCAAGCAGTTCGATGTGATCGTCACCGGCAACATGTTCGGCGACATCCTCTCCGATGAAGCCTCGATGCTGACCGGCTCGATCGGCATGCTGCCGTCGGCCTCCCTCAACGAGAACAATTTCGGGCTGTACGAGCCGATCCACGGCTCGGCGCCGGACATCGCCGGCAAGGGCGTCGCCAATCCGCTGGCGACGATCCTTTCCGCCGCGATGATGTTGCGCTATTCGTTCAATCAGGGCGAGGCGGCCGATCGTATCGAGACCGCCGTGAAGAAGGTTCTCGCCCAGGGGTTCCGTACCGGCGACATCGCCGAGGCGGGCATGCGTACCGTGGGTACTCGCGAAATGGGCGACGCCGTGCTGGCGGCCCTTTGA